From Pseudomonas poae, the proteins below share one genomic window:
- a CDS encoding ATP-binding protein: MKHASLRLDKLAQSSQRLNKALLLLTGLALLLSSSCYWAVSRLLDAEQEKVQFHFARVVEIIHEHEAFLRNVAVGYSRSNAPPLPAVQSTSVVELQRDAGQVVLQAKGFALSLPFTLAHDARFSADDTRRALAFGVQLTDYYGGYWASSFYASPQLFVLTPNNVASLAVPGIGGLRQHQPLLREQYREVVSRLQQLQQSQQTLLTDTRVRWMRAPLRLYQNSRNVVAMIGLDAPAAVLPASQPQGLLTLAAVVDTSQVDEFERVLQLSVYNQFTLISPEGEVLLGSLGDEHMAPLGLSFNRQGLRFKMVSESGERWTGLYAISYQDFLRYAKWPLLGLGLTFIAALLLGWWINHWYKTRIVSPAQRAQERLFESEAFNRIMLQNAPAGLCVVRRSDRQLLLENQRALHLGGTASLVEVLKANDGPDTPGEMCLAVQGRYLQVVVVAARYEGEDVFLCGCNDITRHVDETLLLNQARQEATAANEAKTVFLATMSHEIRTPLYGVLGNLELMALTDLSERQRQYLEIIQGSSTVLFQLISNVLDVSKIESGQMAVEAAPFNPRQLVEESVLGFTATARNKGLQIDAEIDPQVPQQLQGDAVRIRQILHNLLGNAIKFTESGRVRLRLTVQELLEGEVALQWQVTDTGVGIPEKALDQLFKPFYQVAGGQDGSGAGLGLSICSRLSELMGGHMRVVSEPGLGSSFSLFITLPILSDALSAAGPVLAEPCLDAPCLNVRVLVAEDNPVSQAVLQEQLEALGAQATVARDGEHALQIWGSQPFDLVITDINMPRLNGYDLARALREQGVQVPIIGVTANALREEGERCLAVGMNAWVVKPLSMGMLRQALMAHCRRATALAVPQVDRDREGWIALSPAMRQLMGDTLLVDVQHIEQGLVAGDAERVRQRLHSLNGALASVRATALSSACQAWENTLYDGPLDSHGTAQIRVLCARLTAVAQCLLAESTAHYKEDK, encoded by the coding sequence ATGAAACATGCAAGCCTGCGCCTGGACAAACTGGCGCAAAGTTCACAGCGCCTGAACAAAGCCCTGTTGCTGCTCACGGGGCTCGCCTTGTTGCTGTCCAGCAGTTGCTACTGGGCGGTGTCGCGGCTGCTCGATGCCGAGCAGGAAAAGGTCCAGTTTCACTTTGCCCGTGTCGTGGAAATCATCCATGAACATGAGGCGTTTCTGCGCAACGTGGCCGTGGGTTACAGCCGCAGCAATGCGCCGCCGCTGCCGGCGGTGCAGTCCACCTCGGTGGTGGAGCTGCAGCGCGATGCCGGCCAGGTGGTATTGCAGGCCAAGGGTTTTGCCTTGTCGTTGCCGTTCACGTTGGCCCATGACGCGAGGTTTTCGGCGGATGACACACGCCGTGCGCTGGCGTTCGGCGTGCAACTCACTGACTACTACGGCGGCTATTGGGCCAGCTCGTTTTACGCCTCGCCGCAACTGTTTGTGCTGACCCCCAATAATGTCGCCAGCCTGGCGGTGCCCGGCATCGGCGGCTTGCGCCAGCACCAGCCGTTATTGCGCGAGCAGTACCGCGAGGTGGTGAGCCGCTTGCAGCAATTGCAGCAAAGCCAGCAGACCTTGTTGACCGACACGCGTGTGCGCTGGATGCGCGCCCCATTGCGCCTGTATCAGAACAGCCGCAACGTGGTCGCGATGATCGGCCTCGATGCGCCCGCTGCCGTACTGCCGGCCAGTCAGCCCCAGGGCCTGCTGACCCTGGCGGCCGTGGTGGATACGTCCCAAGTGGATGAATTCGAGCGGGTGCTGCAACTCTCGGTGTACAACCAGTTCACCCTGATCTCGCCCGAGGGCGAGGTGTTGCTGGGTAGCCTTGGCGACGAGCACATGGCGCCGCTGGGCTTGAGTTTCAACCGCCAGGGCCTGCGCTTCAAGATGGTCAGCGAAAGCGGTGAGCGCTGGACCGGTTTGTATGCGATCAGCTACCAGGATTTCCTGCGCTACGCCAAATGGCCGCTGCTGGGCCTGGGCCTGACCTTTATTGCGGCGCTGCTGCTGGGCTGGTGGATCAACCATTGGTACAAGACCCGCATCGTAAGCCCGGCCCAGCGCGCCCAGGAGCGCTTGTTCGAGAGCGAAGCCTTCAACCGCATCATGTTGCAGAACGCCCCGGCGGGTCTGTGCGTGGTGCGGCGCAGCGACCGCCAATTGCTCCTGGAAAACCAGCGCGCCCTGCACCTGGGCGGCACGGCGTCGCTGGTGGAAGTGCTCAAGGCCAACGATGGCCCGGACACCCCCGGCGAGATGTGCCTGGCGGTGCAGGGCCGCTATCTGCAGGTTGTGGTGGTGGCGGCGCGGTACGAAGGCGAAGACGTGTTTCTGTGTGGCTGCAACGACATCACCCGGCATGTGGATGAGACCCTGTTGCTGAACCAGGCCCGCCAGGAAGCCACCGCCGCCAACGAGGCCAAGACCGTATTCCTGGCCACCATGAGCCACGAGATCCGCACGCCGCTGTATGGGGTGCTGGGCAACCTGGAACTGATGGCCCTGACCGACCTGAGCGAGCGCCAGCGCCAGTACCTGGAGATTATCCAGGGCTCCTCCACCGTGCTGTTCCAGCTGATCAGCAACGTACTGGACGTGTCGAAGATCGAGTCCGGGCAAATGGCCGTGGAAGCGGCGCCGTTCAATCCGCGGCAACTGGTGGAGGAATCGGTGCTCGGCTTTACCGCCACGGCGCGTAACAAAGGCTTGCAGATTGACGCGGAAATCGACCCGCAAGTGCCGCAGCAACTGCAGGGCGACGCGGTGCGGATCCGCCAGATCCTGCATAACCTGTTGGGCAATGCGATCAAGTTCACCGAGTCGGGGCGCGTGCGTTTGCGCTTGACCGTGCAGGAACTGCTTGAGGGGGAGGTTGCCCTGCAATGGCAGGTCACCGATACCGGCGTGGGCATTCCGGAGAAGGCCCTGGACCAGTTGTTCAAACCGTTTTATCAAGTGGCCGGCGGCCAGGACGGCAGTGGAGCGGGCCTGGGCCTGTCGATCTGCTCACGTTTGAGCGAGTTGATGGGCGGGCACATGCGCGTGGTCAGTGAGCCGGGGCTGGGCAGCAGTTTTTCGCTGTTTATCACCTTGCCGATCCTCAGCGACGCCTTGTCCGCAGCCGGCCCGGTGCTGGCCGAGCCGTGCCTGGACGCGCCCTGCCTGAACGTGCGCGTGCTGGTGGCCGAAGACAACCCGGTCAGCCAGGCCGTGCTGCAGGAACAACTCGAAGCCCTCGGCGCCCAGGCCACGGTGGCGCGGGACGGCGAGCACGCGCTGCAGATCTGGGGCTCGCAGCCCTTTGACCTGGTGATCACCGACATCAACATGCCGCGCCTCAACGGCTACGACCTGGCCCGCGCCTTGCGTGAACAAGGCGTGCAGGTGCCGATTATCGGCGTTACTGCCAACGCGCTGCGCGAAGAGGGCGAGCGCTGCCTGGCGGTGGGCATGAACGCGTGGGTGGTCAAGCCGCTGAGCATGGGCATGCTGCGCCAGGCCCTGATGGCGCACTGTCGTCGCGCCACCGCCCTGGCGGTGCCGCAGGTGGACCGCGACCGCGAAGGCTGGATTGCATTGTCACCGGCCATGCGCCAATTGATGGGCGACACGTTGCTGGTCGACGTGCAACACATCGAGCAGGGCCTGGTCGCCGGCGATGCAGAGCGGGTTCGCCAACGCCTGCACAGCCTTAACGGTGCGCTGGCCAGCGTGCGGGCCACAGCCTTGTCCAGCGCGTGTCAGGCATGGGAAAACACGCTGTATGACGGCCCCCTGGATAGTCACGGCACTGCCCAGATCCGGGTGTTGTGCGCGAGGCTGACGGCGGTCGCGCAGTGCTTGCTGGCAGAGTCAACGGCTCACTACAAGGAAGATAAATAA
- a CDS encoding EAL domain-containing response regulator: MSGYRVLIVEDHPFQHEYLINVFQAIGGFEVEVVWDGASALQRLARQRYDLLLSDLMMPGMDGVQLIQQLARLPAPPALALMSVASRRMLVGAGQVAGNLGLTVAGLISKPVCEPQVRTLRGCLDKLAEQARAPCCHRGIKLVRDNLVRALANGEIQAWFQPKKSLRDGRIVGAEALARWVHPVEGLLMPGEFLGEIERLGLEIHLLTCILAQTLTAQAQWAQLGYRLPVSINLPTHLLDQSDLVDRLLAQVQQGDAEPRQITFELMESSTTQLPSNYYAGACRLRMMGFGLAQDDFGKGFSSYFNLVSTPFNEVKIDRSLVHGCAENESLASALQSIVELGRKLGLTTIAEGAETQAELAVLRRIRCDQVQGFLISQGVAADKFSALLIEDGPAPALI, from the coding sequence TTGAGTGGCTATCGCGTGCTCATTGTGGAAGATCATCCCTTTCAGCATGAGTACCTGATCAACGTATTTCAGGCCATCGGCGGCTTTGAGGTCGAGGTGGTCTGGGACGGCGCGAGCGCGTTGCAGCGCCTGGCCCGCCAGCGCTACGACCTGTTGCTCAGCGACCTGATGATGCCGGGGATGGACGGTGTGCAACTGATCCAGCAACTGGCACGCCTGCCCGCACCGCCGGCCCTGGCGCTGATGAGCGTGGCCTCGCGGCGCATGCTGGTAGGCGCCGGGCAAGTGGCGGGCAACCTGGGCTTGACCGTGGCCGGGCTGATTTCCAAGCCGGTGTGCGAGCCGCAAGTGCGGACCCTGCGCGGCTGCCTCGACAAACTCGCCGAGCAGGCCCGTGCACCTTGCTGTCATCGCGGTATCAAGCTGGTGCGGGACAACCTTGTGCGCGCCTTGGCCAACGGTGAAATCCAGGCCTGGTTCCAGCCCAAGAAATCCTTGCGTGACGGGCGCATCGTCGGCGCCGAAGCGCTGGCCCGCTGGGTGCATCCGGTGGAAGGGCTGTTGATGCCCGGTGAGTTCCTTGGTGAAATCGAGCGCCTGGGTTTGGAAATACACCTGTTGACCTGCATCCTCGCCCAGACCCTGACCGCCCAGGCCCAGTGGGCGCAGCTGGGTTACCGGCTGCCGGTGTCGATCAACCTGCCCACCCATCTGCTTGACCAGAGCGACCTGGTCGACCGCCTGCTGGCCCAGGTGCAGCAGGGCGATGCCGAGCCCCGGCAGATCACCTTTGAGCTGATGGAAAGCTCCACCACACAGTTGCCCAGCAACTACTACGCTGGAGCATGCCGCCTGCGCATGATGGGCTTCGGACTGGCGCAGGATGATTTCGGCAAGGGTTTCAGTTCCTACTTCAACCTGGTCTCCACGCCGTTCAACGAAGTGAAGATCGACCGCTCGCTGGTGCATGGCTGTGCCGAGAACGAGAGCCTGGCCTCGGCCTTGCAAAGCATCGTCGAGCTGGGCCGCAAGCTGGGGCTGACCACCATTGCCGAAGGTGCCGAGACCCAGGCCGAGTTGGCGGTACTGCGGCGTATCCGCTGCGACCAGGTGCAAGGCTTCCTGATCTCACAGGGGGTGGCAGCAGACAAGTTCAGTGCGTTGCTGATAGAAGATGGCCCTGCGCCAGCACTTATCTGA